Proteins from a genomic interval of Streptomyces sp. NBC_00820:
- a CDS encoding ATP-binding protein has protein sequence MSGCELTSPQLRCVLPFEAAPSEVRLLRRAAAKQLNRWGLPVDVDEAALLVTELATNVVKHVGEGVSATLVLEWRGERLRLEVHDKSRRLPEVKSVTCAEECGRGLHLLTALAADWGTALTAVGKAVWCELELGTGRACRRLERAAEALESYQGNVAGRSGASSGAALEESAVELIADLLHWTTARGHDPDDILDRAQMRYEAEADAA, from the coding sequence ATGTCCGGCTGCGAGCTCACCTCACCCCAACTCCGCTGCGTGCTGCCGTTCGAGGCGGCGCCGTCGGAAGTCCGTTTGCTGCGGAGGGCAGCAGCCAAGCAGTTGAACCGGTGGGGCCTTCCTGTTGATGTTGATGAGGCCGCGTTGCTGGTCACGGAGCTCGCGACGAATGTCGTCAAGCACGTCGGCGAAGGCGTTTCCGCGACCCTGGTCCTTGAGTGGAGGGGCGAGCGGCTCCGGCTTGAGGTACACGACAAGAGTCGGAGACTCCCCGAAGTCAAGTCAGTGACGTGCGCTGAAGAGTGCGGGCGCGGCCTGCACTTGCTTACCGCGCTGGCGGCAGATTGGGGGACGGCCCTGACAGCGGTCGGCAAAGCGGTGTGGTGCGAGCTCGAGCTCGGAACGGGACGAGCGTGCCGGCGTCTTGAGCGCGCCGCGGAGGCGCTTGAGAGTTATCAGGGCAACGTGGCCGGCCGCTCGGGCGCCAGCAGCGGGGCAGCTCTCGAAGAATCCGCGGTCGAGCTGATCGCCGACCTTCTTCACTGGACCACCGCGCGTGGTCATGACCCGGACGACATCCTTGACCGTGCCCAGATGCGCTATGAGGCCGAGGCGGATGCGGCGTAG
- a CDS encoding helix-turn-helix domain-containing protein, whose translation MPERTTTRRRQLGAMMRKLRARRGLTLEEAGQLVGVSKATVSRYETQAGPVKWIVVDALCREYGATDAERTAVVGLAKDARQQGWWSTFTDSIPESMNLLLTLESEAAGESHFSCVYVPGLLQTRDYSTALQKANEVPLEAAEIERLVNIRMKRQEILTRPKPLRLWAILDESVIRRLVGSPQIMKEQLGRLLEANESPHITLQVLPFTKGAHAAALGSFVIISGPEPTLDVVYVDFHTGSLFLEKEEELARYRLAFEYLRAQALDMEASSDLIHHARKEL comes from the coding sequence ATGCCCGAACGGACCACCACACGTCGTCGCCAACTGGGCGCCATGATGCGCAAGTTGCGGGCCCGGCGAGGACTGACACTGGAGGAGGCGGGGCAGCTTGTCGGCGTCTCGAAGGCCACGGTCAGCCGGTACGAAACCCAGGCCGGACCGGTCAAGTGGATCGTCGTTGACGCACTGTGCCGCGAGTACGGAGCAACTGATGCTGAAAGAACCGCTGTTGTCGGACTCGCAAAGGACGCACGCCAACAGGGATGGTGGAGCACCTTCACTGACTCGATCCCAGAGAGCATGAACCTTCTGCTCACTCTCGAGAGCGAGGCGGCAGGCGAAAGTCACTTCTCCTGCGTCTATGTACCGGGACTCCTGCAGACCCGCGACTACAGCACCGCTCTCCAGAAGGCCAACGAAGTACCCCTTGAGGCAGCGGAGATCGAGCGGCTGGTCAACATCCGCATGAAGCGGCAGGAGATCCTGACCCGCCCAAAGCCGCTTCGGCTGTGGGCGATTCTCGACGAGTCCGTCATCCGTCGGCTCGTCGGGTCCCCTCAGATCATGAAGGAGCAGCTCGGTCGGCTGCTTGAGGCGAACGAGTCACCGCACATCACGTTGCAGGTGCTGCCCTTCACCAAAGGCGCTCACGCGGCAGCCCTGGGCAGCTTTGTCATCATCAGCGGCCCGGAACCCACCCTTGATGTGGTGTACGTCGACTTCCATACGGGGTCGCTCTTCCTTGAGAAGGAAGAGGAGCTCGCGCGATACAGACTTGCGTTCGAGTACCTGCGAGCACAAGCGTTGGACATGGAGGCTTCCTCCGACCTGATCCACCATGCCCGCAAGGAGCTGTGA
- a CDS encoding DUF397 domain-containing protein has protein sequence MTGPIWFKSSYSGGNATECVEAALVPHGVLIRDSKRPDGLRLTVSAPAWTNFVANTLSRLGRAST, from the coding sequence ATGACCGGGCCCATCTGGTTCAAGTCGTCGTACAGCGGAGGCAACGCCACTGAGTGCGTGGAGGCAGCCTTGGTCCCGCACGGTGTCCTCATACGGGACTCGAAGCGGCCTGACGGTCTCCGCCTGACCGTTTCAGCCCCGGCGTGGACCAATTTTGTAGCCAATACCCTGTCGCGGCTTGGCAGGGCATCGACGTAG
- a CDS encoding MOSC domain-containing protein, translated as MIATVTAVSSNDEYSFTKPNRDSITLLSGLGVKGDVHAGVTVKHRSRVAQDPTQPNLRQVHLIHEELFDEVGGNGFQVAAGELGENITTRGIDLLGLPTGALLRIGGEAVVEVTGLRNPCAQIDNFQRGLLKQVVGRGEDGRVAYRAGVMGVVKAGGVVRPGDGIAVELPAGPQRPLERV; from the coding sequence ATGATCGCAACCGTCACTGCCGTCAGCAGCAACGACGAGTACTCCTTCACCAAGCCCAACCGCGACAGCATCACCCTCCTCTCCGGGCTCGGAGTCAAGGGGGACGTGCATGCCGGGGTGACCGTGAAGCACAGGTCTCGGGTGGCACAGGACCCCACTCAGCCCAACCTCCGGCAGGTGCACCTCATCCATGAGGAGCTGTTCGACGAGGTCGGCGGGAACGGGTTCCAAGTGGCGGCCGGGGAGCTCGGGGAGAACATCACCACTCGGGGGATCGACCTGCTGGGGCTGCCCACCGGGGCGTTGCTGCGGATCGGGGGTGAGGCCGTCGTCGAGGTGACCGGACTGCGCAATCCCTGTGCTCAGATCGACAACTTCCAGCGTGGGCTGTTGAAGCAGGTGGTGGGGCGCGGCGAGGACGGGCGGGTTGCGTACCGGGCCGGTGTCATGGGCGTGGTGAAGGCGGGAGGCGTGGTGCGGCCCGGGGACGGGATAGCGGTGGAGCTTCCCGCGGGGCCGCAGCGGCCGCTTGAGCGGGTCTGA
- a CDS encoding MFS transporter yields the protein MATITTDIPARLDRLPWSRWHWTIVIGLGTVWILDGLEVTVVGNIASRLSEPGSGLPISSQQVTGTAAALYVAGACSGALFWGRLTDRFGRKKLFMITLVVYLAATALTALSTEVWWFFLFRFLTGFGIGGEYAAINSAIDELIPSAYRGRVDLIINGSFWLGAVGGSLLSIVALNTALLPANIGWRLTFALGAVLALVILLVRRHVPESPRWLLIHGRDEEAGEVVDGIERRIEEEKGEPLAEPAGVLEIHQRKSISFREIARTVFGQYRKRAVLGFSLFVGQAFLYNAITFGFGAILTKFFDVPADRTGYYFAVIAAGNFFGPLLLGKLFDTVGRKVMISSTYLLSGLLLFGTAWLFGRGSLNAATLTACWCVVLFFASAGASSAYLTVSEIFPMETRAMSIAFFYALGTAAGGISGPLLFADLTSTGKVGDTVLAFQIGAALMCAAGLVAALLAVHAERRSLEDIAPPLTASSGRERAAT from the coding sequence ATGGCCACCATCACCACCGACATCCCCGCCCGGCTCGACCGCCTGCCCTGGTCCCGGTGGCACTGGACGATCGTGATCGGTCTGGGGACCGTGTGGATCCTCGACGGCCTGGAGGTCACGGTCGTCGGCAACATCGCCTCCCGCCTGTCCGAGCCGGGCAGCGGCCTGCCGATCTCCTCCCAGCAGGTGACCGGCACCGCGGCCGCGCTGTATGTGGCGGGCGCCTGCTCCGGTGCGCTGTTCTGGGGCCGGCTGACCGACCGCTTCGGGCGGAAGAAACTGTTCATGATCACCCTGGTGGTCTATCTCGCGGCGACGGCTCTCACCGCGCTGTCCACCGAGGTCTGGTGGTTCTTCCTGTTCCGGTTCCTGACCGGGTTCGGCATCGGCGGGGAGTACGCGGCGATCAACTCCGCGATCGACGAGCTGATCCCGTCCGCCTACCGGGGCCGGGTGGACCTGATCATCAACGGCAGCTTCTGGCTGGGCGCCGTCGGCGGCTCGCTGCTGTCGATCGTGGCGCTGAACACCGCCCTGCTGCCCGCGAACATCGGCTGGCGCCTGACCTTCGCCCTCGGCGCCGTACTCGCCCTGGTCATCCTGCTCGTACGACGTCATGTGCCGGAAAGTCCGCGCTGGCTGCTGATCCACGGCAGGGACGAGGAGGCGGGGGAGGTCGTCGACGGGATCGAGCGCCGGATCGAGGAGGAGAAGGGGGAGCCGCTCGCCGAGCCGGCGGGCGTGCTGGAGATCCACCAGCGCAAGAGCATCAGCTTCAGGGAGATCGCGCGTACCGTCTTCGGTCAGTACCGCAAGCGCGCGGTCCTGGGCTTCTCCCTCTTCGTCGGCCAGGCCTTCCTCTACAACGCGATCACCTTCGGCTTCGGCGCGATCCTGACCAAGTTCTTCGACGTACCGGCCGACCGCACGGGCTACTACTTCGCCGTCATCGCGGCCGGCAACTTCTTCGGCCCACTGCTGCTCGGCAAGCTCTTCGACACGGTCGGCCGGAAGGTCATGATCTCCTCGACGTACCTGCTGTCCGGGCTGCTCCTCTTCGGCACCGCATGGCTGTTCGGCCGGGGATCGCTGAACGCGGCCACGCTGACAGCCTGCTGGTGCGTGGTGCTGTTCTTCGCCTCGGCGGGCGCTTCCAGTGCCTACCTCACCGTCTCGGAGATCTTCCCGATGGAGACCCGGGCGATGTCCATCGCCTTCTTCTACGCCCTCGGCACCGCAGCGGGCGGCATCAGCGGCCCCCTCCTCTTCGCCGACCTCACCAGCACCGGCAAGGTCGGCGACACGGTCCTCGCCTTCCAGATCGGCGCGGCCCTGATGTGCGCGGCGGGCCTGGTGGCGGCGCTGCTGGCGGTACACGCCGAACGCCGCTCCCTGGAGGACATCGCGCCTCCGCTGACGGCGAGTTCGGGACGGGAGAGGGCGGCGACCTGA
- a CDS encoding DUF445 domain-containing protein: MEPTDETGDTGETGEAQTKEEGAPGDPGGTGSSGSPGSSGGPGSSGSSGAPGSAAASYRTMTAFTPADEERRRGVRRMKLTATGLLLFVAVVYVLAKWASHEGAGTWAEYVAAAAEAGMVGALADWFAVTALFRHPLGLPIPHTAIIPTKKDQLGVSLGEFVGENFLSADVVRQRLRSVGIGSRLGAWLAEPEHADRVTAELATALRGALTVLRDSDVQAVVGEAITRRADAQEIAPGLGKMLDKVVADGGHRRFVDLVVTRAHDWLELHRDDVMNAVEGGAPGWTPRFVDRKVGERVYRELLRFVAETRDMPSHPARGALDRFLTDFAVDLQSDAETRARVERLKSEVLGRGEVQDLIASAWTAVRSMIVAAAEDERSELRLRLRAALLSLGTRMATDPKVQEKVDSWVEGAAVHVVTTYRKEITSLITETVAGWDAEHTTRKIEAHIGRDLQFIRINGTVVGSLAGLVIFAVSRGVGA; the protein is encoded by the coding sequence ATGGAACCGACGGACGAGACGGGCGACACGGGCGAGACGGGCGAGGCGCAGACGAAGGAAGAGGGAGCGCCGGGGGATCCCGGCGGCACCGGTAGCTCTGGCAGCCCAGGTAGCTCCGGTGGCCCAGGCAGCTCCGGCAGCTCCGGGGCCCCGGGGAGCGCCGCGGCGTCCTACCGGACCATGACCGCCTTCACCCCTGCCGACGAGGAGCGCCGGCGAGGGGTCCGGCGCATGAAGCTGACGGCGACCGGGCTGCTGCTGTTCGTGGCGGTGGTGTACGTCCTGGCGAAGTGGGCCTCGCACGAGGGCGCCGGCACCTGGGCGGAGTACGTGGCGGCGGCCGCCGAGGCCGGCATGGTGGGCGCGCTCGCGGACTGGTTCGCGGTGACCGCGCTCTTCCGGCACCCCCTCGGCCTGCCGATCCCGCACACCGCGATCATCCCCACGAAGAAGGACCAGCTGGGGGTCTCGCTGGGTGAGTTCGTCGGAGAGAACTTCCTCTCCGCGGACGTCGTACGACAGCGGCTGCGCTCGGTCGGCATCGGCAGCAGGCTCGGCGCGTGGCTGGCCGAGCCGGAGCACGCCGACCGGGTGACCGCCGAACTGGCGACCGCGCTCAGGGGCGCCCTGACCGTGCTGCGGGACTCGGACGTACAGGCGGTGGTCGGGGAGGCGATCACGCGCCGGGCCGACGCCCAGGAGATCGCACCCGGACTCGGCAAGATGCTGGACAAGGTCGTCGCGGACGGCGGTCACCGGCGGTTCGTGGACCTGGTGGTGACGCGTGCCCACGACTGGCTGGAGCTGCACCGGGACGACGTGATGAACGCCGTGGAGGGCGGTGCGCCGGGCTGGACCCCACGGTTCGTGGACCGGAAGGTCGGCGAGCGTGTCTACCGGGAGCTGCTGCGCTTCGTGGCGGAGACCCGCGACATGCCCTCGCACCCGGCCCGCGGCGCCCTCGACCGCTTCCTCACCGACTTCGCCGTCGACCTGCAGTCCGACGCGGAGACGCGGGCGCGGGTGGAGCGGCTGAAGAGCGAGGTGCTGGGCCGTGGCGAGGTGCAGGATCTGATCGCGTCCGCGTGGACGGCCGTGCGGTCGATGATCGTGGCGGCGGCGGAGGACGAGCGCAGCGAGCTGCGGCTGCGACTGCGGGCCGCTCTGCTCTCGCTCGGCACACGGATGGCGACCGATCCGAAGGTGCAGGAGAAGGTCGACAGCTGGGTGGAGGGCGCGGCCGTCCACGTCGTGACGACCTACCGCAAGGAGATCACGTCTCTGATCACGGAGACCGTGGCCGGCTGGGACGCGGAGCACACCACGCGCAAGATCGAGGCCCACATCGGCCGCGACCTGCAGTTCATCCGGATCAACGGCACGGTGGTGGGGTCGTTGGCGGGGCTGGTGATTTTCGCGGTGTCGCGGGGGGTGGGGGCGTGA